DNA sequence from the Spartobacteria bacterium genome:
CCGACGGCGCCTGAAATCCGTGAAATGCGACATGGGGCAAGGATTGCAATAAACGCAGTCCTTCTAAGGTTTCCTTATATTTTTTTGGATGCAGCGGCATGCCGTTCATATAAATATCTTCATGCACTCTTCCAAATAAATCCCAATGAACCTCTCGATATCGAGACAGTTCACGGTAAACGGGAATAAATGCCGCTACTTCGTGCCAATAATAGAACAACCCGTGGTAAACAAAGGTCAATGCTGGCGAACCTGGACGGGCATGCCCTTTATACACCCCGCCCCAGGCACTGCTATCGATCAAATTATGCGTCAATGTCACACGAGCCCGATTCAGTTGATACCGCTCTATAAGATGTTGGCGGCTTTTCAGCACATATACGTGATCTAATTGCGGCAATGCACTGCAATTCCACTCGATAATTCGATTTGACATCGCCGCATCTTCTGCCATATCCGCCATATCCAATGCCAAAAACGCTTCTTTGATACAGGGATATTCCATACTCAACTGAACCACCTGCATCAACGCAGTGTAATCGGTTATGCACCAGTCAAAAAAAACACGCTGCGCATAAGGGAGCAGGAACTCAAATGCTGAAACGGTATCGACATTCCAAACCGTATGCCCAGAATGCAGGCGTTGTGACGCCAATGTGCGCACGGTTTCGTCTGACGGCCGAAAAAACAAACTGACTCCGGCGGAACAGCGATGCGAATTGCGCAGGGAGTGCTGCACAAAAACAGGATAAATAGATTCATTCGCATCACGCTGATCCACGATCTGCAATCCATTGGAGGTGAAGACAAACGTTCGGCAGCCCGTTGCACACATCGAACGGATCAGCGACCTGTATACAGCACGCGTTACATGATTAATAGCCAATATCAATGTATCAATATCAGCAATGTTTTCTATATCGGCGGGAACAACCGAGTCTTCTCTGCCCGGACGAATATCATGAAAGGCATCGAAATGCCTGGCTGGTCGACCAGTCGGCCTGAGCAAAACCAACTGCGCTTCATGCTGTATGCGCGCAATACAGTCACCGATATCCTCAAGTCGTTCATCCGTTGTTGCCCCCAGCACCAGGATGCGTTTAGCACAGCACAGCTGATTTGCAAAAGTGGTATGAGTCAGCATAACAACCGATTTCTCTTCCAGCGTGCCTTTTACAGTAAATTCAGGTGCCGTATATGTGTTCGTATGACCTGACATGTTCCTGCCGGACCGGGCTGAGTTCCCACGTATCCTCCCGCTCGACACACAAGCTCTTGAACCTCTGCGGCCGCATCTCCGGGACAACCGACCATTCCTGCACTTTTGCCATCCAACATGGTCACGTCATTCAAATGATCACCAATCGCAAGCACACATGTCAGATCGAGGCCCAAACTACGGCATGCCTCCATCAGAATATTCCCCTTCCCTAATTCAAAAGGCGAAGATGAAACCCATTCACTATTACGAAAAGCATATCCCATTCCGGTCTGCTCAACGCCGTAGGAAAACTCGCTATAAATACGGTTAAACACTTCATTATCTGCGAGATCCAGCAACATAGCACTCCCCTCCTCGTGCATATACATATTATCACGAGTTATATGCGACAGCCACTCATCCATATAGCGGGCCAGATTGTTCTGCACGTTTCTGTGAAATCGTACAAGCAGCTCGCTGGCATCAGTATTCCACGGGGTAAGTGAGCTATACGTATCACCATTCCGAACATAGACATAACTCTCACAGCATAAAAGAGATGCCGGCATATGACGCAACCCCTGACTGACCGCATGCTCGATAATTCGCCGTTGATTATTAACATCTCGTCCGCTGTTGACAGACCAGCCAACCCCTGCAAATTCAAGCTCGTTCAATAAGGAAATAACCTCCGGTTCGATATACACATCCGGTGGCTCAAACGTATTCGGCCTGGTATACCCCATGATCGTGCCGTCCATGTCCAAAAATACATGTGTCAATGGATTCATGGCGCGCTCCTTGGCGGAATCTGCTTTAGTCCATCGGCGATGGTGTAACGTACACGTTCGCATAATTCATCATAACTCAGCTGCTGCGGAACGATAGGTGTCATAAATTTGACATCAATCCGGCGAAATAACCGTGGCCATCGCCTTCCTACCGGAAGCACATCACGTGCGCCCTGAATGATCACAGGGACAACTGGAACCCCCACCTCGCGACTCAAAATAGCAAAGGTCGGACGAAAAGTCCCCAGCTCTCCCGTCACCGACCGCGTTCCTTCCGGGAAAATAATGACACTGCGTCCGCCTTTTAAAACAGATGCCAAGTTTTGCAGTGACTGCCGCAACCGATTGTTTAAGTCGACGACAATCACATTACTGCTGTTAGCCCAACGTTTCATCCACTCTCTGCGGACATGCTTTGATTTTGCATAGAAAAATGTATTGCGTACACGCTGTGTCTTTAACGCCACAATCAAAAACAAACCGTCAATATAACTCTGATGATTGGGTGCCAAAATAACCGCTCCGGCGGGAATATGCTCCATACCTTCCACATGGATGCGGAAAAAACACCGCGTTACCGCCTTGGATAACCGAATCAAAAACTGATGAAACCCGCTGCTATAAGGCAGACTCAGTTGATCAGGCAGCACATCCAGTATGCTCCCCCAGTTCACATTGGATGGAACCTGCTCTCTAATCTTTGTCTCGTGCACATACTCTACCAAATGACGCAATGTGCGAAATTGTTCAAAGGCCTGCTCATCTAAATCAACGCCAAAAGCTTCCTGAATATAAACCATCAGCCCTACACGGCCCAGTGAATCCAAACCCAGTTCCGTTGCAAGGTTTTCATCCGCGTGAACCGAACGTTTGATCTGGTGTTCCAAATATTCGCGAATAATTCTGTATTCTCGCATATCAGGGTCAGGAAGCCGCCCGCCTCCCTTTCTTTTCAGCATATTGGCCACTTCAGGGAGCTGAAACCGACGCAGCTTGCCAATGCGTGTTTTAGGCAGTTCATCCGGCGATACTGTAAAGTCAACAATACGACGATAAGGAGCGACCGTCTTGTTGAACGGCAGAAGCACATCGTTGCGAATATGCTCCATCAGATCAACCTCCTCCATATCACCAACCGGTGACACACAAAATACTGCCTCCAGAGGCCCGCCGCTGGAATAAATCCCCGCCTCCTTAATAATCGGATAATCCGCAACCAGGCGTTGTTCCAGCTCCGAAGGATTCACTTTCTTCCCTGATGCCAGGACAATCAGTTCCTTTTTACGGCCAGTAATCCGTAAGTATCCTTCAGCATCCATTTCACCCAGATCACCCGTATGCAACCACCCGTCCGGCATCGCTTCAGCCGTTTCCTCAGGACGATTGTAATACCCTTTCATGATGTTGCTTCCGCGCGTCTGAATCTCCCCGTCAACAATACGAATTTCATTCCCCGGCAGGTACTGCCCCGTCGTCCCCGGTTT
Encoded proteins:
- a CDS encoding long-chain fatty acid--CoA ligase, which encodes MICAWISSRGFVYFACNIRVITILEDVVLLVGASNQLVFQSATSEMTYDDFFCQVHSWAAELRSEKCCRAAIFSENSPFWILALYSIWQANGVAVPVDAMSTAGELAYILDDCTPDVLFCSEKTRGVAEAAVAASHHKPHLVVLEIFAEERRIVSNPEECRGISEVDDEELALIVYTSGTTGSPKGVMLTFGNMDANLSAVKATGIYETGMRTLIMLPCHHILPLMGTVAGTLYVGGTCVFTPSLQPKDIMDTLQRFQVTLMVGVPRFWSLIHSNIRAKIDESAVAGLLFSFARMVGSKRLSRLIFGSVHRKFGGHVRRMISGGAPLEEETVKDFHVLGFEMLEGYGMTEASPIISFPRPGHVKPGTTGQYLPGNEIRIVDGEIQTRGSNIMKGYYNRPEETAEAMPDGWLHTGDLGEMDAEGYLRITGRKKELIVLASGKKVNPSELEQRLVADYPIIKEAGIYSSGGPLEAVFCVSPVGDMEEVDLMEHIRNDVLLPFNKTVAPYRRIVDFTVSPDELPKTRIGKLRRFQLPEVANMLKRKGGGRLPDPDMREYRIIREYLEHQIKRSVHADENLATELGLDSLGRVGLMVYIQEAFGVDLDEQAFEQFRTLRHLVEYVHETKIREQVPSNVNWGSILDVLPDQLSLPYSSGFHQFLIRLSKAVTRCFFRIHVEGMEHIPAGAVILAPNHQSYIDGLFLIVALKTQRVRNTFFYAKSKHVRREWMKRWANSSNVIVVDLNNRLRQSLQNLASVLKGGRSVIIFPEGTRSVTGELGTFRPTFAILSREVGVPVVPVIIQGARDVLPVGRRWPRLFRRIDVKFMTPIVPQQLSYDELCERVRYTIADGLKQIPPRSAP